The sequence GTGATGACCGATCCGACCGCAGCCGGTTCGAGACCGGCGCGGACGACTTCGACCTCGGGAAGCTCAGGCACGCTCGCTGAGCGTGCGCCAGGCGCTGAGGGCCGCCGCCATCTCTGCGGTCTTCTTGCTGCTGCCGTGGCCGATCATGCTGACGTCGCCGACCGATACCGTGGCGGTGAAGCGGCGGTCGTGATCCGGGCCGCTCGCCTCGACCGAATACTGCGGCGGCGTCGCGCCGACACGGGCAGCGAGCTCCTGCAGACTGGTCTTCGGGTCCATCGCCGCGCCGTAGCGCTCCGGATCCGCGAGCAGAGGCTCCGTCAGACGAAGCACGAGCGCTGTGGCGGCCTCAGGACCCGCCGACAGGTACGTGGCACCGATCACGGCTTCCATCGTGTCCGCCAGGATCGAGTCCTTGTCTCGACCACCGGTCTGCTCCTCACCGCGCCCCAGCAGCAGATGGCTGCCGAGGTCGATGCCGCGAGCCACTTCCGCAAGAGCGACAGTGGACACGACGCTCGCACGCCGCTTCGCCAGCTCGCCCTCGTCGAGGTCGGGGTGCGTGGTGAAGAGCATCACGGTCACGGCCTGACCCAAGACCGAATCACCGAGGAACTCCAGGCGCTCGTTGTGCGGGATCCCGCCGTGCTCATACGCGTAAGAGCGGTGAGTGAGGGCCAACTCCAGAAGCTCCGCGTCGATATCGACGCGGAGCTTATCTGGGAGAGGCCTCGTCCCCCCGGGGACCTCCGTCACGGTACGCGACTCAGACGTCGGCGACCTTGCGGCCCTTGTACTCGAGGAAGAGCTCGGTGCCCTGGGAGTCGGTGACGACCTTGGCCTGGTGAGGACGGCTGTAGACGACCTGACCGTTCTCGATGGTCTTCACGAGGGCGACGGGAGCCGCCTTCCACTGCGCGCGACGCGAGCGGGTGTTCGAACGGGAAACCTTGCGCTTCGGGGGGTTACCAGCCATGACTAGCTCTCTTCTTTCTCGGCGGCACGAGATTCTTCCGTGCCGTCTTGGTCTGTGATGTTCTGGAGCGCACTCCACCGAGGATCGATGGGAGCCACCTGCTCCGTTCCGGTGCTCACGGCCAGTCGTTCACCCGTTTTCGGGTCGAGACCCGGGCAATCCGGCTGACACACCGGCTGAAAAGGAAGCGACAATACGGCCGCATCCCTGACGAGAGTTTCAAGATCCACGTGGTCGTCTTGAACCTCGAAGTCAGTTTCTTCCTCACCAGGATACGCGAAAAGCTCCTGGAACTCGACTTCGACGAGCCGGGCGATGTCGATCAGGCATCTGCCGCACACGCCGACGTACTCCGCGTCGGCCGTTCCGGAGACCAGAATGCCCTCGTGGACCGACTCCAGACGCACATCGAGATCGATGTCCGAGCCCGCTTCGAAGGTGACGATGCCCTCCCCCCAGGTCTCTTTGAGAGCCACGGTGAACTCGTGTTCCCGCATCTCTCCCGGACGTCGGACGATGTCACGGACGGGGAGCACGAAAGGGCCGTTCATTCGAGAGCGCACGGTTCCATGCTACTCGGCTGCACCTGCGGCCGGGCTGACCGTCGCCCCGAGGAGGACTCAGATCCCGCGTCCACCGGTGTCGAGGAAGTCTGCCACCGCAGGCGGAACGAACGGTGTCACGTCGCCGCCGAGCGAGGCGACCTGACGTACCAGCGAGCTCGAGACCATCGCGTGCGACGGATCCGGCAGGAGGAACACGGTCTCGATGTCGGCGAGGTGGCGGTTGACGATCGCCATCGGCGACTCGTAGGCGACGTCGATCTGCGAGCGGATGCCCTTCACGAGGACCCCGGCGCCGACATCGCGGGCATAGTCCACGAGCAGTCCCATGCTCCACGAGCCGATCACGATGTTGCCCGGCATGCCGTCTTCGGCGATCGAACGCTCGAGGAGGGAGAGCCGCTGTGCGATCGGGAGCATCGCCTCCTTACCGGGGTTGTGCACCACCAGCACGTGCAGCTCGTCATAGAGGGCTGCTGCCCGGCGGATCACGTCGAGATGACCCAGGGTCGGCGGATCGAAGGAACCCGGGACGACGGCGATCCGGCTGCTCATGCCACCAGCCTAGGGCAGGAACCGAACTCAGTTCTTCGCGAGCGCCGCCCGATCTTCGTCGGTCACCCGCCGTGCGATCGCCTCGCGAAGACCCGGGTGCTGCTGGAGCGTCGGGTCGTCGGTGAGGATCGTCTCGGCCACCTCGCGGGCACGCGTGATGAGGGCTGCATCCTTGACGACACGCAGCAGCTTGAGCGACGAGCGGACGCCGGCCTGTGCGGCACCGAGCACATCGCCCTCACCCCGCAGTTCGAGATCGACCTCGGCGAGGGCGAATCCGTCGAGCGTCGCTGCCACAGCGTCGACACGGTCCCGAGCGAGGGAGCCGGACTCCGCCTCGGTGACCAGGAGGCAGAGTCCGGGAACGCCACCCCGGCCCACGCGTCCGCGCAGTTGGTGCAGCTGGGAGACACCGAAGCGATCGGCGTCGAGCACGATCATCGTGGAGGCGTTGGGGACGTCCACGCCGACCTCGATCACGGTGGTGGCCAGCAGCAGATCGATCTCGCCGCGGGCGAAGGCCTGCATGACGGCATCCTTCTCGTCCGACGGCATCCGACCATGCAGTACGGCGCGACGGATCCCACCGAGAGTGGGATGGGTCGCGAGAGCCTCGTCGAGCTGCACCACGCCCCACCGGGGACCGGACGCACCCTCGGGGACCAACGCGGAGGGCTCAGCCGCTTCTGCGGTCTTCTTCGTCGTGTCGATCGCGGCGCAGACCGCGAACACCTGCCGACCCTGGGCGATCTCCTCTGCGGCGCGCTCCCAGACGCGGTTGAACCATCCGGGGTGCTCGGCCAACGGCGCGACGAACGACTCGATGCCCGCACGTCCGGCCGGCATCGTGCGGATGACGGACGTGTCGAGGTCGCCGAACACGGTCATCGCCACCGTTCGCGGGATGGGCGTCGCCGTGAGCACCAGCGCGTGCGGGCTCGATCCCTTCGCGCGGAGCGCCTCCCGCTGTTCGACCCCGAAGCGGTGCTGCTCGTCGACCACGACGAGACCGAGGTCGGCGAAGGTCGTCTTCTCGCCCAGCAGCGCATGCGTGCCGACGACGATGAGCGCCTGACCCGAGGCGACGCGGAGCGCAGCCTTGCGTCGCTCCGCGGCCGGAAGCTGGCCGGTGAGCAGCGTCGGCATCAGCAGCGGGGCGAGATCGGGACCGAGCATCTTCGCGATCGAGCGCAGATGCTGGCCGGCCAGCACCTCTGTCGGAGCGATCAGCGCCGCCTGCCCGCCACTCTCGGCCACCTGCAGCATCGCTCGTAGCGCCACCAGCGTCTTGCCGGAACCGACCTCCCCCTGGACGAGCCGGTTCATCGGCCACGATCCGACGAGGTCTGCGGCGATCTGCGCCCCGACCGTCTCCTGATCCGGAGTGAGCGTGTACGGCATCGCCGCGTCGAACCGCTCGAGGAGGCCTCCCGGTCCAGCCGGCCGCGAGGTGGCGGAGAGGGCGCGCACCGCATCCCGCTGCTGTAGCAGCGCGGTCTGCAGCGTGAGCGCCTCATGCATCCGGAGGGTGCGAACGGCCGGATCGATGTCGTTGCGCGTGCGTGGGCGATGGATCCGCTCCAGCGCCTCGTCGGCCGTGAGCAGTTCCTCGCGCTCCCTGATCTCGGCCGTCAGCGGGTCGGGCACCTCGACGAGGTCGTCCAGCACCCGTCCGATGAGGCGGGCGATCTGCCACGTCTGGATCGCCGAGGTCGCCGGGTAGATCGGGATCGGAACCGCCGCACGCGCATCCGCGCTGCGCCGGGCGGAATCCTCATCGTCGAACAGCTCGTACTCGGGATGCGCGAACTGCGTGACGCCGTTGAACTCCCCCACCTTGCCGGAGAAGACTCCGCGGCGGCCGACCGCGAGGTCTTTGGAACGCCACTCCGCCGCACCGACGTTCTTCGCGAAGAACGTGAGGGACATCCGTCCGATTCCATCGCCGATGACCACGTCGACCATCGCGCCCGGCCGATTGCGCATCCGTCGGAAGCTCGAGGACAGGACCTCGGCGACGATGGTCACAGTCTCGCCGAGGGGGAGGTCGCGGATCGGTGTCAGTTCGCCCGGATCGGCGTAGCGACGCGGATAGTGCGAGAGCAGGTCGCCCGCGTTCTGCATGCCGAAAGCTCGTCCGAGCGTCTTGGCAGACGCCGCACCGAGCGCATCCTCCAACGAGGAATCGAGCGTGAGCGACATGCTCCGAGTCTAGGGAACGCGACCGACACCGCCGGCACCCGGGCTGTCGTATCGTGAAGAGGTGACGAGGATCATCGCAGGCGCCGCCAGAGGCGCACGCCTGGAAGTGCCGGGTGTCGGCACGCGACCGACCAGCGACCGGGTGCGGGAATCACTCTTCGGCGCGCTGGAGGCGCTGAGCGCCATCGACGGCGCGCGTGTCCTCGACCTGTATGCCGGTTCCGGCGCCCTGGGCCTCGAGGCGCTGAGCAGGGGCGCCGCCAGCGCGGATCTCGTCGAGCGTGGCCGGCAGGCGGCAGCCATCGTCCGCCGCAACGCCGCCGTCGTCGCCAAGGCCGCAGGCCGGTCGGCCGGTCGGGTGCACGAGGGCGCGGTCCATACTTACCTGCAGCGCGCGGCCGGGCCCTTCGACCTGGTCTTCACCGACCCGCCCTACGATCTCGACGATGCGGCCATGACAGCCGACCTCGTCGCCCTCGCCCCACTGCTCTCTCCGGACGCGGTCGTCGTCGTCGAACGAGCGCGCCGCGCGACTCCTCCCAACTTCGGTGCCGCCGGTCTGGAGCTGTTCCGCGAGAAGTCCTACGGTGACACGACGCTCTGGTGGGCGGAGCCGGCGGCCGACGAGGGTTCGTCAGCGGACGATCAGCCCGAGACCGAATCCCAGTCCCGATAGGGATCCCATCCGCTGATGTCGACCGGAAGGCCGTCGCACAGCAGATCCTCGTCTGCGC is a genomic window of Microbacterium maritypicum containing:
- the rnc gene encoding ribonuclease III — its product is MTEVPGGTRPLPDKLRVDIDAELLELALTHRSYAYEHGGIPHNERLEFLGDSVLGQAVTVMLFTTHPDLDEGELAKRRASVVSTVALAEVARGIDLGSHLLLGRGEEQTGGRDKDSILADTMEAVIGATYLSAGPEAATALVLRLTEPLLADPERYGAAMDPKTSLQELAARVGATPPQYSVEASGPDHDRRFTATVSVGDVSMIGHGSSKKTAEMAAALSAWRTLSERA
- the rpmF gene encoding 50S ribosomal protein L32, which codes for MAGNPPKRKVSRSNTRSRRAQWKAAPVALVKTIENGQVVYSRPHQAKVVTDSQGTELFLEYKGRKVADV
- a CDS encoding DUF177 domain-containing protein; protein product: MNGPFVLPVRDIVRRPGEMREHEFTVALKETWGEGIVTFEAGSDIDLDVRLESVHEGILVSGTADAEYVGVCGRCLIDIARLVEVEFQELFAYPGEEETDFEVQDDHVDLETLVRDAAVLSLPFQPVCQPDCPGLDPKTGERLAVSTGTEQVAPIDPRWSALQNITDQDGTEESRAAEKEES
- the coaD gene encoding pantetheine-phosphate adenylyltransferase, coding for MSSRIAVVPGSFDPPTLGHLDVIRRAAALYDELHVLVVHNPGKEAMLPIAQRLSLLERSIAEDGMPGNIVIGSWSMGLLVDYARDVGAGVLVKGIRSQIDVAYESPMAIVNRHLADIETVFLLPDPSHAMVSSSLVRQVASLGGDVTPFVPPAVADFLDTGGRGI
- a CDS encoding ATP-dependent DNA helicase RecG; the protein is MSLTLDSSLEDALGAASAKTLGRAFGMQNAGDLLSHYPRRYADPGELTPIRDLPLGETVTIVAEVLSSSFRRMRNRPGAMVDVVIGDGIGRMSLTFFAKNVGAAEWRSKDLAVGRRGVFSGKVGEFNGVTQFAHPEYELFDDEDSARRSADARAAVPIPIYPATSAIQTWQIARLIGRVLDDLVEVPDPLTAEIREREELLTADEALERIHRPRTRNDIDPAVRTLRMHEALTLQTALLQQRDAVRALSATSRPAGPGGLLERFDAAMPYTLTPDQETVGAQIAADLVGSWPMNRLVQGEVGSGKTLVALRAMLQVAESGGQAALIAPTEVLAGQHLRSIAKMLGPDLAPLLMPTLLTGQLPAAERRKAALRVASGQALIVVGTHALLGEKTTFADLGLVVVDEQHRFGVEQREALRAKGSSPHALVLTATPIPRTVAMTVFGDLDTSVIRTMPAGRAGIESFVAPLAEHPGWFNRVWERAAEEIAQGRQVFAVCAAIDTTKKTAEAAEPSALVPEGASGPRWGVVQLDEALATHPTLGGIRRAVLHGRMPSDEKDAVMQAFARGEIDLLLATTVIEVGVDVPNASTMIVLDADRFGVSQLHQLRGRVGRGGVPGLCLLVTEAESGSLARDRVDAVAATLDGFALAEVDLELRGEGDVLGAAQAGVRSSLKLLRVVKDAALITRAREVAETILTDDPTLQQHPGLREAIARRVTDEDRAALAKN
- the rsmD gene encoding 16S rRNA (guanine(966)-N(2))-methyltransferase RsmD, with protein sequence MTRIIAGAARGARLEVPGVGTRPTSDRVRESLFGALEALSAIDGARVLDLYAGSGALGLEALSRGAASADLVERGRQAAAIVRRNAAVVAKAAGRSAGRVHEGAVHTYLQRAAGPFDLVFTDPPYDLDDAAMTADLVALAPLLSPDAVVVVERARRATPPNFGAAGLELFREKSYGDTTLWWAEPAADEGSSADDQPETESQSR